One genomic segment of Brevibacillus laterosporus LMG 15441 includes these proteins:
- a CDS encoding ABC transporter ATP-binding protein — MNFQKQEQAPLKKPVFQWVLTHVKPYRFWVFLCIVTSLIVATVEIWMGILIRTMVESTNDYQKLISFATLIFGLTIVGFVSKYFIKFSAVKFSANALRDLKNNVTDHIEKMPISAVEKYHSGDITSRLTNDATVLQNFLQQHFYQIFYMPIIFIGALCLLVSTNWKLVVLSISILPVAILIINFLSKPLQKHTEELQQNLGKANSIAQDTLAGIHMVKAFNLTDVLFGKYSSTMALVLQKGILVEKKRAWMTAPGMLLFSAPIVFFIAYGGYLIQTGELDLGNLVLFSYLLTYIIEPLSLMPVLFAQVQEVSGASKRMFDILEQPIEQEDKPCLDMGANTQPVVFNNVSFAYDGHEKILDRVSFTLSENKTIALVGASGSGKSTILKLLCGFYSATDEKEGSSITVYGHTLQEWNLSDMRKYISLVSQDTYLFPVSIAENIGFGKTDATRDEIIAAAKAANAHQFIMQLPEGYETIAGERGSRLSGGQKQRIAIARAILKDAPILLLDEPTSALDTQSEALVQEALEQMIRNRSVLVVAHRLSTIKEADELLVLDRGHIVERGTHTELLTKHGVYARLYKKQFIEGENKRLADEEVYSCS, encoded by the coding sequence ATGAATTTTCAAAAACAAGAGCAAGCACCCCTAAAAAAACCTGTATTCCAGTGGGTATTAACACATGTAAAACCATATCGTTTTTGGGTTTTTCTCTGTATCGTTACTTCTCTTATCGTAGCGACAGTCGAAATTTGGATGGGCATCTTAATTAGAACGATGGTTGAAAGCACAAATGACTATCAGAAGCTAATAAGCTTTGCTACCCTGATTTTCGGATTAACGATTGTCGGCTTTGTTTCAAAATATTTCATAAAATTTTCAGCCGTAAAATTTAGCGCAAACGCTCTCCGAGATTTAAAAAATAATGTTACTGATCATATCGAAAAAATGCCTATTTCGGCGGTTGAAAAATATCACTCTGGAGATATTACCTCTCGCTTAACAAACGATGCTACGGTATTACAGAATTTTTTGCAGCAGCATTTCTACCAAATTTTTTATATGCCAATTATTTTTATTGGAGCACTTTGCTTACTTGTTTCTACTAATTGGAAATTGGTTGTGTTAAGCATCTCCATTTTGCCAGTAGCAATTTTGATTATAAATTTTTTGAGTAAACCTTTACAAAAACATACGGAAGAATTACAACAGAACCTCGGGAAAGCTAACTCCATCGCTCAAGATACGCTGGCAGGGATACATATGGTCAAAGCTTTTAATTTAACAGATGTGTTATTTGGGAAATATTCTTCTACTATGGCTCTCGTTTTGCAGAAAGGAATTTTGGTAGAAAAGAAGCGGGCATGGATGACTGCACCTGGTATGTTGCTTTTCTCTGCACCAATCGTGTTTTTTATCGCATACGGAGGATATTTAATTCAAACAGGGGAGTTAGATTTAGGAAATTTGGTCTTGTTTAGTTATTTGCTTACCTACATTATAGAGCCACTTTCTCTCATGCCTGTATTATTTGCACAAGTTCAAGAGGTTTCGGGTGCATCTAAACGTATGTTCGATATTCTGGAGCAGCCAATTGAACAAGAGGACAAGCCTTGCTTGGACATGGGAGCAAACACACAACCAGTTGTTTTTAACAACGTATCATTTGCTTATGATGGTCATGAAAAAATATTGGATCGGGTTAGCTTTACTTTATCTGAGAACAAAACAATTGCATTAGTAGGGGCTAGTGGAAGTGGAAAAAGCACAATCTTAAAACTATTATGTGGTTTTTACTCCGCGACAGATGAGAAGGAAGGCAGCAGCATCACTGTTTATGGACACACTCTACAGGAATGGAACCTAAGCGACATGCGTAAGTATATTTCCCTAGTATCTCAAGACACCTATCTTTTCCCCGTATCTATTGCCGAAAATATAGGATTCGGAAAAACAGATGCTACAAGAGATGAGATCATTGCCGCAGCAAAGGCAGCAAATGCCCATCAATTCATTATGCAGCTTCCTGAAGGCTACGAAACTATCGCTGGGGAAAGAGGATCACGCTTATCCGGGGGACAAAAACAACGCATTGCAATTGCTCGGGCTATTTTAAAAGATGCACCTATTCTGCTATTAGACGAACCAACCTCCGCATTAGACACCCAATCCGAAGCACTGGTGCAAGAAGCACTTGAACAGATGATAAGAAATCGTTCGGTTCTTGTTGTTGCTCACCGTCTCTCAACGATTAAGGAAGCCGACGAATTGCTGGTATTAGATAGGGGACATATTGTCGAGCGTGGAACACATACGGAATTACTCACGAAACATGGAGTATATGCGAGACTTTATAAAAAGCAATTTATTGAGGGGGAAAATAAAAGGTTGGCAGACGAGGAGGTATACTCATGTTCTTAA